In Camelina sativa cultivar DH55 unplaced genomic scaffold, Cs unpScaffold22062, whole genome shotgun sequence, the genomic stretch GGGGTTTTGAGAATTGAAAATGAATTTAATCAAAGAGTTACAAGAGGCTCTTCGTTGGTTTTGGTGGTGTCATTGGCTGCTGTAGCCTCCTCTTGTTTTGTTGGCTCAGTCTCCTTAACAGTTTCGACGACAGCTTCTTCGGTCTTCACCACCTCTGGGGCTGGCTCAGCTTCTGCAGGCTTGGCGGTTTCAGC encodes the following:
- the LOC109132107 gene encoding proteoglycan 4-like, producing DVAETQKEAEPAKPAEEEPAKPAEAETAKPAEAEPAPEVVKTEEAVVETVKETEPTKQEEATAANDTTKTNEEPLVTL